One window of the Leptotrichia trevisanii DSM 22070 genome contains the following:
- a CDS encoding peptidylprolyl isomerase, translating into MTVAVQSYSKEYRMKVKIITAKGDININLLPDKSPVTVANFVNLAKKGYYNGLTFHRVIENFMAQGGDPNGTGTGGPGYQFEDEVDNGLNFSKAGKLAMANAGPGTNGSQFFITTVPTEWLNGNHTIFGEVVSDTDLAVVKKLSNGDVMTKVIVEGDVDAFLKTQKSRVDSWNKTLKQNFPNKF; encoded by the coding sequence ATGACTGTTGCTGTGCAATCATACAGTAAAGAGTATAGGATGAAAGTGAAAATTATTACTGCAAAAGGTGATATTAATATTAATTTATTACCTGACAAATCGCCTGTAACTGTTGCTAATTTTGTAAATTTGGCAAAAAAAGGGTACTATAACGGATTAACATTTCATAGAGTTATTGAAAACTTTATGGCTCAAGGTGGAGATCCAAATGGAACAGGAACAGGAGGGCCGGGATACCAATTTGAAGATGAAGTTGATAATGGGCTGAACTTTTCTAAAGCTGGTAAACTGGCTATGGCAAATGCTGGGCCAGGAACAAATGGAAGCCAGTTTTTCATTACGACTGTGCCAACAGAATGGTTAAATGGAAATCATACTATTTTTGGAGAAGTTGTATCAGATACTGATTTGGCTGTTGTTAAAAAACTATCTAACGGAGATGTGATGACAAAAGTTATAGTTGAAGGTGACGTTGACGCTTTCTTAAAAACTCAGAAAAGTAGAGTTGACAGCTGGAATAAAACATTGAAGCAAAATTTTCCAAATAAATTTTAA
- a CDS encoding argininosuccinate synthase — MTKEKVVLAYSGGLDTSIIIPWLKEHYDLEVIACCVDVGQDEDMEAVKVKAIESGASKVYVEDKKDEFVRDYAFRALRAGAVYENKYLLGTSFARPLISKALVDVAHKEGATYICHGCTGKGNDQVRFETGVFSLDPTLKIIAPWRIWDISSREDAIDYAQKKGIKISVTKEKIYSRDQNLWHISHEGGDIEGLENEHKEDIVYMMTTPPEKAPDKPTYVDITFEQGWPVKVDGKALEPVELLRKLNKVAGENGVGVIDIVENRLVGMKSRGIYETPGGTLLMEALKELETLIFDKDTFEFKKLVSQKYASIAYSGQWFTPLREGLDAFVDETSKNVNGTIKLKLYKGSIKIAGRFTDFALYDEEISSFGASELYSHKDAGGFIKLFSLPNRIRAYKKHK; from the coding sequence ATGACAAAAGAAAAAGTAGTTTTAGCGTATTCAGGTGGGCTTGATACGTCAATTATCATACCTTGGCTAAAAGAACATTATGATTTAGAAGTAATTGCGTGCTGTGTGGATGTTGGACAGGACGAAGATATGGAAGCTGTGAAAGTAAAAGCCATCGAATCTGGTGCTTCCAAAGTTTATGTAGAAGATAAAAAAGATGAATTTGTAAGAGATTATGCTTTCCGTGCCTTAAGAGCGGGGGCAGTTTATGAAAATAAATATTTATTAGGAACTTCATTTGCACGTCCTTTAATTTCTAAAGCGTTAGTAGATGTTGCCCATAAAGAAGGTGCAACATATATTTGTCACGGATGTACCGGGAAAGGAAATGATCAGGTTAGATTTGAAACTGGAGTATTTTCATTGGATCCGACATTAAAAATAATTGCACCTTGGAGAATCTGGGATATTTCCTCAAGAGAAGATGCAATTGACTACGCACAAAAAAAAGGTATAAAAATAAGTGTAACAAAAGAAAAAATTTATTCAAGAGATCAGAACTTATGGCATATTTCCCATGAAGGTGGAGATATTGAAGGCCTTGAGAATGAACATAAGGAAGATATTGTCTATATGATGACGACTCCTCCTGAAAAAGCACCAGATAAACCAACTTATGTAGATATTACATTCGAGCAGGGATGGCCTGTAAAAGTTGACGGAAAAGCATTGGAGCCAGTGGAATTATTAAGAAAATTAAATAAAGTTGCTGGAGAAAATGGTGTCGGAGTAATTGATATTGTGGAAAACAGACTGGTTGGAATGAAATCAAGAGGAATTTATGAAACACCAGGTGGAACATTGCTGATGGAAGCACTAAAAGAGCTGGAAACTTTAATTTTTGACAAGGATACATTTGAGTTTAAAAAACTTGTTTCACAAAAATATGCAAGCATAGCCTATTCTGGACAATGGTTTACACCACTTCGTGAAGGACTTGACGCATTTGTAGACGAAACTTCAAAAAATGTAAACGGTACAATAAAATTGAAATTGTACAAGGGAAGTATAAAAATCGCTGGAAGATTCACTGATTTTGCATTATATGACGAGGAAATCTCTTCATTTGGTGCAAGTGAGCTTTACAGCCATAAGGATGCGGGAGGATTTATAAAATTATTCTCACTTCCAAACAGAATTAGAGCTTATAAAAAACATAAATAA